A window from Hymenobacter volaticus encodes these proteins:
- the secA gene encoding preprotein translocase subunit SecA: MFDFLGKTVAKIFGTKSDRDLKEIIPYVALINAEYAKLAQLSDDQLRERTNEVRARIDERLKGIDDQIAALHARVNEDTTLDIGQKEQVFDQIDELEKQRNKDLEVVLMEVLPDAFAIVKETARRYKENGQLVVTATDYDREYASRKKNVTIQGDQAIWANKWIAGGAEITWDMVHYDVQLIGGVVLHQGKIAEMATGEGKTLVSTLPAFLNALSKRGVHLVTVNDYLAKRDSEWNAPLFEFHGITVDCIDKHQPNTDARRKAYAADITYGTNNEFGFDYLRDNMARDPQELVQRKHHFAMVDEVDSVLIDDARTPLIISGPVPRGDVHEFYQLKPRIQMLVDAQKKLVQQYLVEARKGLKEGKEGTKEGEPGLALFRAYRGLPKSKPLIKFLSETGVRAVLQKVENFYLQDNARQMPQADMPLYFTIDEKHNQIELTEKGIDLITAQGEDPHLFIMPDIGSEIAALENNKSLTNEDRLHQKEQLMQDYQEKSERVHTVNQLLKAYTLFERDDQYILTDDGKVKIVDEQTGRVMEGRRYSDGLHQAIEAKENVRVEDATQTYATVTLQNYFRMYHKLGGMTGTAETEAGEFWSIYKLDVVVIPTNRGIQRHDEHDKVYKTVREKYNAVAEEIQELVKANRPVLVGTTSVEISELVSRMLKLRGIPHQVLNAKQNQREAEIVAAAGHPGTVTIATNMAGRGTDIKLRGIAKESGGLAIIGTERHESRRVDRQLRGRAGRQGDPGSSQFFVSLEDNLMRLFGSDRIAKLMDRMGLEEGEVIQHSMITSSIERAQKKVEENNFGQRKRLLEYDDVMNAQREVVYKRRRNALFGERLELDIWNMIYDVAEDVVSTHKISGDYEDFKLAILRIYGYDTYITEQEMKGLAVGPLTQKLYDEALGYYHSKNDHIASNAMPLVNDLLAQNAPFENVAVPFTDGRKQVSAVANLRRAQATQGHEIIRSMEKAVVLSTIDTAWTQHLRQMDDLKQVVQNAVYEQKDPLLVYKFESFELFKGMIGKVNEETLAFLFRADVPVQAGAEGTNDSEFYIEDELPTPAPMPKLKAEKEVSSVSLGAGPEDIDHEAAVAEKQQPARAQKIANRNEKVSVQYMDGRILRDVKFKTVEEDLLNNRCVIVDVA, encoded by the coding sequence ATGTTTGATTTTTTAGGGAAAACCGTCGCCAAAATTTTCGGTACCAAATCGGACCGAGATTTGAAGGAGATTATCCCCTACGTGGCGCTTATAAATGCCGAATATGCCAAACTGGCACAACTATCTGACGACCAACTGCGCGAGCGTACCAACGAGGTGCGTGCCCGCATCGACGAGCGTTTGAAAGGCATCGACGACCAGATAGCCGCTTTGCACGCCCGCGTCAACGAGGATACTACGCTGGATATTGGACAGAAAGAGCAGGTGTTCGACCAGATTGATGAGCTGGAAAAGCAGCGCAACAAAGATCTGGAAGTGGTGCTCATGGAAGTGCTGCCCGACGCTTTTGCTATCGTAAAAGAAACTGCGCGCCGCTACAAAGAAAACGGCCAGTTGGTGGTAACTGCCACCGACTACGACCGGGAGTACGCATCGCGTAAGAAGAACGTCACCATTCAGGGCGACCAAGCTATTTGGGCCAACAAGTGGATTGCCGGCGGTGCCGAAATCACGTGGGACATGGTTCATTACGACGTGCAGCTGATTGGCGGTGTAGTACTGCACCAAGGCAAGATTGCTGAAATGGCCACTGGGGAAGGCAAAACGCTGGTTTCGACCTTGCCGGCTTTCCTCAACGCCCTGTCCAAGCGCGGGGTGCACCTAGTAACCGTCAACGACTATCTGGCCAAGCGTGACTCGGAGTGGAATGCACCATTGTTTGAGTTCCACGGCATCACTGTGGACTGCATCGACAAGCACCAGCCGAACACCGATGCCCGCCGCAAGGCCTACGCCGCCGACATCACCTACGGCACCAACAACGAATTCGGCTTCGACTACCTGCGCGACAACATGGCGCGCGACCCGCAGGAACTGGTGCAGCGTAAGCACCACTTCGCCATGGTCGATGAGGTGGACTCGGTACTCATTGATGATGCCCGGACGCCGCTTATCATCTCCGGTCCCGTGCCACGCGGGGATGTGCACGAGTTCTATCAGCTCAAGCCCCGCATTCAGATGCTGGTGGACGCGCAGAAGAAACTGGTGCAGCAGTACTTGGTGGAAGCTCGCAAGGGCTTGAAAGAAGGAAAAGAAGGCACCAAGGAAGGCGAGCCAGGCTTGGCCTTGTTCCGCGCTTATCGTGGCCTGCCCAAGAGCAAGCCGCTGATTAAATTCTTGTCGGAAACCGGGGTGCGGGCTGTGCTGCAAAAGGTGGAGAATTTCTACCTGCAAGACAACGCGCGCCAGATGCCGCAGGCCGATATGCCGCTGTACTTCACCATCGACGAGAAGCACAACCAGATCGAGCTAACCGAAAAAGGTATCGACCTAATTACGGCGCAGGGTGAAGATCCGCACCTGTTCATCATGCCCGATATCGGGTCGGAAATTGCGGCGCTCGAAAACAACAAGAGCCTCACCAATGAAGACCGGCTGCACCAGAAAGAGCAGCTCATGCAGGACTACCAGGAGAAGAGCGAGCGGGTGCACACCGTGAACCAGCTGCTGAAAGCTTACACCTTGTTCGAGCGCGACGACCAGTATATCCTGACCGACGACGGCAAGGTGAAGATTGTAGACGAGCAGACCGGCCGCGTAATGGAAGGTCGCCGCTACTCCGACGGCTTGCACCAAGCCATTGAGGCCAAGGAAAACGTGCGCGTAGAAGACGCCACGCAGACCTACGCCACCGTGACCTTGCAGAACTACTTCCGCATGTACCACAAGTTGGGCGGCATGACGGGTACGGCTGAAACCGAAGCCGGAGAGTTCTGGAGCATCTACAAGCTCGATGTAGTGGTGATACCCACCAACCGCGGCATCCAGCGCCACGACGAGCACGACAAGGTGTACAAGACCGTGCGCGAGAAGTACAATGCCGTAGCCGAGGAAATTCAGGAGCTGGTGAAAGCCAACCGCCCCGTGCTGGTAGGTACCACCTCCGTAGAAATTTCCGAGTTAGTTAGCCGCATGCTGAAGTTGCGCGGTATACCGCACCAAGTGCTGAACGCCAAGCAGAACCAGCGCGAAGCCGAAATTGTAGCCGCCGCTGGTCATCCAGGTACCGTAACCATAGCCACCAACATGGCCGGCCGTGGTACCGACATCAAGCTGCGCGGCATTGCCAAGGAATCGGGCGGATTAGCCATCATCGGCACTGAGCGCCACGAATCGCGCCGCGTCGACCGGCAGTTGCGTGGTCGTGCCGGCCGTCAGGGCGACCCAGGTTCTTCGCAGTTCTTTGTGAGCTTGGAAGACAACCTGATGCGCCTGTTCGGCTCCGACCGGATTGCCAAACTCATGGACCGCATGGGTCTGGAGGAAGGCGAGGTAATTCAGCACTCCATGATTACGTCGAGCATCGAGCGGGCGCAGAAGAAAGTTGAGGAAAATAACTTCGGCCAGCGCAAGCGCCTACTCGAGTACGACGACGTAATGAACGCGCAGCGGGAAGTGGTCTACAAGCGCCGTCGCAACGCGCTGTTTGGTGAGCGTCTGGAGCTGGACATCTGGAACATGATTTACGATGTCGCCGAAGACGTAGTAAGCACGCACAAGATTTCCGGCGACTACGAAGATTTCAAGCTAGCTATCCTGCGCATCTATGGCTACGACACCTACATCACCGAGCAGGAGATGAAAGGCCTAGCCGTTGGTCCGCTCACGCAGAAGCTCTACGACGAGGCGCTCGGCTATTATCACAGCAAAAACGACCACATTGCTAGCAACGCTATGCCGCTGGTCAACGATCTGCTGGCGCAGAACGCGCCGTTCGAGAACGTAGCTGTGCCATTCACCGATGGCCGTAAGCAAGTATCAGCGGTAGCCAACCTGCGCCGTGCCCAAGCCACGCAGGGCCACGAAATCATTCGGAGCATGGAGAAAGCCGTGGTGTTGTCAACCATCGACACCGCTTGGACCCAACACTTGCGCCAGATGGATGACCTCAAGCAGGTGGTGCAAAACGCCGTGTACGAACAGAAGGACCCGCTGTTGGTGTACAAGTTCGAGAGCTTCGAACTGTTCAAAGGCATGATCGGCAAAGTGAACGAGGAGACGCTCGCTTTCCTGTTCCGCGCCGACGTACCGGTGCAAGCCGGCGCCGAAGGTACCAATGACTCCGAATTCTATATCGAAGACGAATTGCCCACTCCGGCTCCAATGCCCAAGCTGAAGGCCGAGAAAGAAGTGTCGTCGGTGTCGTTGGGCGCAGGTCCTGAGGATATCGACCACGAGGCGGCCGTTGCCGAAAAGCAGCAGCCAGCGCGGGCACAGAAAATTGCCAATCGCAACGAGAAAGTGAGCGTGCAGTACATGGACGGCCGAATTCTGCGGGATGTGAAATTCAAAACTGTAGAAGAGGACTTGCTCAACAATCGGTGCGTGATAGTTGATGTAGCCTAA
- the rfbD gene encoding dTDP-4-dehydrorhamnose reductase, translating to MQILPSNELSANLLQPTIQPLLITGATGTLGRAFQRICATRGIETVILNRSELDITDVLSVEKAIAKHNPWAVVNTAGYVRVDEAEKDFERCYRENAIGPTILATACAARGIQLLTFSSDLVFDGNKSSAYVESDQPRPLNVYGNSKRLAERDVLMQQPNALVVRTSAFFSPWDEHNFVYAALRAGQHKQAFQAADDVLISPTFVPDLVNVSLNLLIDEEKGVWHLANQGAYTWAELARLAADMAGMDQSFVMPCSMQAFGLPATRPSYSVLGSRQGNLLPSAEDRLHQCVMEMMHKMREEPEESIALAS from the coding sequence ATGCAAATATTACCTTCCAATGAATTGTCGGCCAATCTATTGCAGCCGACTATTCAGCCGCTGTTAATTACGGGCGCCACGGGTACGTTAGGCAGAGCCTTCCAACGCATATGCGCCACCCGAGGCATCGAAACGGTGATTCTCAACCGCTCCGAGCTTGATATTACAGATGTGCTTTCCGTGGAAAAAGCCATTGCAAAGCACAACCCTTGGGCCGTGGTAAACACTGCCGGCTACGTGCGGGTTGATGAAGCTGAAAAGGATTTCGAGCGGTGCTACCGTGAAAATGCCATCGGTCCCACCATTCTGGCTACGGCCTGCGCTGCGCGCGGCATTCAGTTGCTCACGTTCTCTTCCGACTTGGTATTCGACGGCAACAAGTCGTCGGCGTACGTGGAAAGCGACCAGCCCCGGCCGCTAAACGTGTATGGCAACAGCAAGCGCCTCGCCGAGCGCGACGTACTAATGCAGCAGCCTAACGCTTTAGTAGTTCGCACGAGTGCCTTCTTCAGCCCCTGGGACGAGCACAACTTTGTGTATGCTGCGTTGCGAGCCGGGCAGCACAAGCAAGCCTTCCAAGCCGCCGACGACGTGCTCATATCGCCCACCTTCGTGCCTGACCTTGTTAATGTGTCGCTGAACCTGCTCATCGACGAGGAGAAAGGCGTGTGGCATTTGGCCAACCAAGGTGCTTACACCTGGGCCGAGCTCGCCCGCCTAGCCGCCGACATGGCCGGAATGGACCAATCGTTCGTTATGCCTTGCTCGATGCAGGCCTTTGGCCTCCCCGCCACTCGTCCTTCGTATAGTGTATTAGGTAGCCGCCAAGGCAATTTGCTGCCTTCGGCTGAAGATCGGCTGCACCAGTGCGTGATGGAAATGATGCATAAGATGAGGGAAGAACCCGAGGAAAGCATTGCGCTAGCATCGTAG
- a CDS encoding family 1 glycosylhydrolase: MPDKNVEMWGGVECTIRRIGEGYTDQLESSGHRYRVEDLDLFADLGIKKLRYPVLWEQVAPNSLDEPDWSWTDERLNRLRELGIDPIVTLLHHGSGPHYTALHRENFVPGLARFAEMVAERYPWINHYTPVNEPLTTARFSGLYGIWYPHGIDDQTFVRIQLNHIKGTKAAMQAVRKINPQAQLVQTEDLGKTQCTPALEYQAEYENNRRWLTFDLLCGRIDQDHPMWDYLRTNCATESELMELVSDPCPPDVLGINYYITSERFLDENHEAYQGHHRVSCNERPDYADVEAVRVRLVELTGQYRLLMEAWERYNLPLAVTEVHIDCTREEQMRWVQQAWNTANQLKAEGVDMRAITIWSLLGAYDWNSLLTRPGTFYESGVFDMSGGTPRPTALFKMIRSLSRDGHYEHPLLQSKGWWEREERFHYHHHCPTHQTT, encoded by the coding sequence ATGCCTGACAAGAATGTTGAAATGTGGGGCGGCGTAGAATGTACCATTCGTCGCATTGGCGAAGGCTACACCGATCAGCTCGAAAGCAGCGGGCATCGGTATCGGGTCGAAGACCTCGACTTGTTCGCCGACCTTGGCATCAAGAAACTACGCTACCCAGTGCTGTGGGAGCAAGTTGCTCCTAATAGCCTCGACGAACCCGATTGGTCCTGGACCGATGAGCGCCTGAATCGCCTACGCGAGCTTGGCATCGACCCTATCGTTACGCTGTTGCACCACGGCAGTGGCCCGCATTATACGGCGCTGCATCGGGAGAACTTCGTGCCGGGGCTGGCCCGCTTCGCCGAAATGGTAGCCGAGCGCTATCCTTGGATCAACCATTATACGCCAGTAAACGAGCCCCTCACGACGGCTCGCTTCAGCGGCCTCTACGGCATCTGGTATCCGCATGGCATCGACGATCAGACGTTTGTGCGCATCCAACTCAACCACATCAAAGGCACGAAAGCGGCCATGCAAGCGGTGCGGAAAATCAACCCGCAAGCGCAGTTGGTGCAAACCGAAGACCTCGGCAAAACGCAGTGCACCCCGGCGCTGGAATACCAAGCCGAGTACGAGAACAACCGCCGCTGGCTAACCTTTGATTTGCTGTGTGGCCGCATCGACCAGGACCACCCGATGTGGGACTACCTGCGAACCAATTGTGCCACCGAAAGTGAGTTGATGGAGCTGGTTTCGGACCCCTGCCCACCCGATGTGCTGGGCATCAACTATTACATTACCAGTGAGCGGTTTCTCGATGAGAACCACGAGGCCTACCAAGGCCACCACCGGGTCTCCTGCAACGAACGACCCGACTATGCCGATGTGGAAGCCGTGCGGGTACGCCTAGTGGAACTAACCGGCCAATACCGGTTACTCATGGAAGCGTGGGAGCGGTACAACCTGCCGCTAGCGGTAACCGAAGTTCATATTGATTGCACCCGCGAAGAGCAAATGCGGTGGGTACAGCAAGCTTGGAATACGGCCAATCAACTCAAAGCAGAAGGAGTTGATATGCGGGCCATTACCATCTGGTCGTTGCTTGGCGCTTACGACTGGAATTCGTTGCTAACCCGACCGGGTACCTTCTACGAAAGCGGCGTTTTTGATATGTCAGGCGGTACGCCACGGCCAACAGCGCTGTTCAAAATGATTCGCAGCCTCTCGCGCGACGGGCATTATGAACATCCTCTGTTACAGTCTAAAGGTTGGTGGGAAAGGGAAGAACGTTTCCATTACCACCACCATTGTCCTACCCACCAGACCACCTAA
- the glf gene encoding UDP-galactopyranose mutase — MFDYLIVGAGFAGSVLAERLATRSNKKVLVVDKRNHIAGNAYDHYNEEGILVHKYGPHIFHTNSKDVFEYLSNFTDWRPYEHRVLASVDGQLVPMPINLDTINKLYGLSLNSFEVEQFLESLAEEVPVIKTSEDVVVSKVGRELYEKFFRNYTRKQWGLDPSELDKSVTSRVPTRTNRDSRYFTDTYQAMPLHGYTRMFEKMLDHPNIKVMLNTDYHDIIDFIPFKEMIFTGPVDEYFDFKYGKLPYRSLEFKHETLNQENYLEAPVVNYPNDNLYTRITEFKALTGQKHPKTAIVYEYPKAEGDPYYPVPQPENAELYNQYKKLADNTPNVHFVGRLATYRYYNMDQVVAQALTLYKKLTEKSEEAVKAAAKPAITGSASIIDKLVPRDPAKGKP; from the coding sequence ATGTTCGATTATCTAATAGTAGGGGCCGGGTTTGCCGGCAGTGTGCTGGCCGAGCGCCTAGCTACCCGTTCGAATAAGAAAGTTCTCGTTGTAGATAAGCGCAACCATATTGCCGGCAATGCTTATGATCATTACAACGAAGAAGGCATCCTAGTCCACAAATACGGACCGCATATCTTCCACACCAACTCGAAAGACGTATTCGAGTACCTCTCCAACTTCACTGATTGGCGCCCGTATGAGCACCGCGTATTGGCTTCCGTTGACGGACAGCTCGTGCCGATGCCCATCAACCTCGATACCATCAACAAACTCTATGGCCTCTCGCTCAATAGCTTCGAGGTAGAGCAGTTCCTAGAGTCGTTGGCCGAGGAAGTTCCCGTTATCAAAACGTCGGAAGACGTAGTAGTTAGTAAAGTAGGCCGCGAGTTATACGAGAAATTTTTCCGCAACTATACCCGCAAGCAGTGGGGCCTCGATCCTTCGGAGCTCGATAAGTCGGTAACATCGCGCGTGCCTACCCGCACTAACCGCGACAGCCGTTACTTCACCGATACCTACCAGGCCATGCCGTTGCACGGCTACACCCGCATGTTCGAGAAGATGTTGGATCACCCCAACATTAAGGTGATGCTCAACACCGACTACCACGACATCATCGACTTCATTCCGTTCAAGGAAATGATTTTCACGGGTCCAGTAGACGAGTATTTCGACTTCAAGTATGGCAAGCTGCCGTACCGTTCGTTGGAGTTCAAGCACGAAACCCTCAACCAGGAGAACTACCTGGAGGCGCCCGTGGTCAACTACCCCAACGACAACCTCTACACCCGTATCACGGAGTTCAAGGCCCTCACCGGCCAGAAGCACCCCAAAACGGCTATCGTGTACGAGTATCCGAAAGCCGAGGGCGACCCGTACTATCCAGTACCACAGCCCGAAAACGCGGAGTTGTACAACCAGTACAAGAAGCTGGCCGACAATACGCCAAACGTTCACTTTGTGGGCCGCTTGGCTACCTACCGCTACTACAACATGGACCAGGTGGTAGCCCAAGCCCTGACGCTTTACAAAAAGCTAACCGAGAAGAGCGAGGAAGCTGTGAAAGCTGCTGCCAAGCCTGCCATTACCGGTTCCGCTTCCATCATCGATAAGCTCGTACCGCGCGATCCGGCCAAAGGCAAGCCGTAA
- a CDS encoding glycosyltransferase family 1 protein: protein MSLNDPAQVNSSASDQNLSAPQTPSGTFPDLVCFAHLHWDFVWQRPQHLLSRFAQHGRVLYVEDPFVHPDQVEPHLEIKERQNGVKVVVAHLPFGLTWQDSDAEQSRLLAEYFEKENFTQYIFWYYTPMALNKSRNFRPVLTIYDCMDELASFKFAPAGLREREQELFKKADLVFTGGYTIYESKKLQHHDAHPFPSSIDKDHFGLARQPMDDPADQAGIAHPRIGFFGVVDERLDIELLRQLADAHPEWQFVIIGPVVKISHDVLPRQENIHYLGGKDYLQLPSYLHGWDVATLLFADNESTKYISPTKTPEYLAAGRPVVSTPIRDVVRPYGDLNLVQIAATADEFGRAIEKALVQTQDADWRRRTDEYLATISWDLTWQQMRDLMLNRLQAKTAVLATETTDSSLVSAS from the coding sequence ATGTCGCTGAACGACCCAGCGCAGGTGAACTCCTCTGCCTCTGACCAAAATCTATCCGCTCCTCAAACACCTTCCGGAACGTTTCCGGATTTGGTATGCTTTGCCCATCTTCATTGGGATTTTGTGTGGCAACGCCCACAGCATTTGTTGTCGCGTTTTGCGCAACATGGCCGGGTACTTTACGTGGAAGACCCCTTCGTTCATCCCGACCAAGTAGAACCACATCTTGAAATTAAAGAGCGCCAAAACGGCGTCAAAGTAGTTGTTGCCCATTTGCCCTTTGGCTTGACGTGGCAAGATTCCGACGCCGAGCAAAGCAGACTATTAGCTGAATACTTCGAGAAGGAAAATTTCACGCAGTACATCTTCTGGTATTACACGCCGATGGCGCTCAATAAGTCGCGCAACTTTCGGCCCGTTCTCACCATCTACGACTGCATGGATGAGTTGGCCAGCTTCAAATTTGCGCCCGCAGGCTTACGGGAGCGGGAGCAGGAGTTGTTCAAGAAAGCAGACTTGGTATTCACGGGCGGTTACACCATCTACGAATCCAAGAAGCTACAGCACCACGATGCACACCCTTTCCCAAGCAGCATCGACAAAGACCACTTCGGGTTGGCTCGCCAGCCCATGGACGATCCGGCCGACCAGGCTGGTATTGCCCACCCGCGTATCGGCTTCTTCGGCGTAGTCGATGAGCGCCTCGACATTGAACTGTTGCGTCAGCTCGCCGATGCACACCCCGAATGGCAGTTCGTCATCATCGGGCCCGTTGTGAAGATCAGCCACGACGTGCTGCCCCGTCAGGAGAATATCCACTACTTGGGTGGGAAAGACTACCTGCAATTGCCTTCTTACCTGCACGGGTGGGATGTTGCCACGTTACTATTCGCCGACAACGAAAGCACCAAGTACATTTCCCCCACCAAGACGCCGGAATACTTGGCCGCTGGCCGCCCGGTAGTCAGCACGCCTATCCGCGACGTAGTGCGGCCCTACGGGGATCTTAACCTCGTACAGATTGCTGCCACCGCCGATGAGTTCGGGCGCGCCATCGAGAAAGCCCTTGTTCAGACGCAAGACGCCGATTGGCGCCGTCGTACGGACGAATACTTGGCTACTATCTCTTGGGACCTGACCTGGCAGCAAATGCGGGACCTTATGTTGAACCGCCTCCAAGCCAAAACGGCCGTACTAGCCACCGAAACAACAGATTCGTCGCTGGTTTCAGCTTCCTGA